Within Paenibacillus sp. J23TS9, the genomic segment CCTGCTTCGGCACGGTTACTTCGAACTCCGTTTTGACCGTTTCATTTTTGTCCAGCTTGGCGAAAGTCGCGGCTCCAACCGCCTTCGCATTCCAGCCCTCGGGCACGTTCAGCTTCAGATCGACCTTGCCGACGTTGACGTCCCCGCCGTTGAAGGCGGTAACGGTTACCTTCGCGGTTTGCCCCGGAACGAGCTCTCCGGTCTCCGGCTTCACCTTTACGACGACGGAAGTCGCTTCCTGGCTGGCCTTATTCAGCTGTCTGTCCTTCACGTCCAGCCGGTGCAGCAGGTCGTTTTTCGCAGATGCATCCAAAGAAGAGGACTTCACCAGCTCCACCGCGGTTTGCACGTCCGCTTTCATCTCATGGACTTCGCGGGCAACTTGATCGAATGCGGGATAAGCCGCAATCACTTCGTTTGCGTCCTTTTGCAGTGTGTTCAGCTGCTTGGCGACTTTATTGTCTTTTCCTTTGGCATTGATTTCTTTGGCCAGATCATCGAACGTGAAGGCGATACCGCCGAAGAGCGATGTTTCCGGCTTTCCGCTTGCCTTTGATCCGTCCGCTGTTGCCTCCAGCTTGTAATACGCCGTTCCTTGGCCTTCGTCCACCTGTCTGCCCATGCCTTGACTCTTGTGCATATAACGGGATTCTTCGCCGAGCTGGGCATAGGAAGCGCCGTACAGCTCATTGTATGCATTCACCGGCAAAGAGGCATCATACGCCTTGTCCGTGGCAGGCACGTACAGCTTCTTCGGCTGCCAAGGCTGAAGTCCTTCCTTCAGCTGCTCCGGGAATACCTGCGGATTGCCCGCATCCTTAAAAGCCCGCACGGTCAGCACGTTCACCGCGCGGTGATGGCCATGCGTCGAATCCTCGTTCAGAAACGCCGGAATGAGCACGTCCGGACGTTTTTCACGAATTTGACGGATCAGCCGCTCGTAGGCAACGTCCTCGCCCCATTTGGCCAAGGTTTCGTCCGGGCTCTTGGAGAATCCGAAATCAAAGATCGGATCGTTCAGCTTCTGGCTCAGGTTCGCCAGCGTCACGTTGGTAATTTTCGATGCCTCCTGCAGCTCCCGCGTACGGATGATGCCGAGGGCATTGCCCAGCTCGCTGCCGATTTCGTTCTGCCCGCCTTCTCCGCGGTTCGCGATGACGCTGTATGTATCCACGCCAAGACCGAGCGACAGATACGCCAGCGTCGCGCTGTGCTCATCGTCCGGGTGAGCTCCCGTGTTCATTGCGCTGGCAACGGTGGTGAGCGGCTTGATCGCTTTCCATAAATCGACCACCCCCCTGTCGGCGGATGCCTTTCCCGGACCGGCCTGCAAAGCCAGCGTTCCGGCCATCACCAGGCTCAGGGATGCTGCCACCCACTTGTTACCCCTGCGTTTCTTGCTCGATTGATTTGGATTCAACGTTACTTCTCCTCCTTCAAGCGTGAAAGTTTGTATCATTATCGCGAAAGGCCCGTACAGGATCGGACAAGCCGGGCGCGCAATGAATGGGACTGTTTCTTGCCGCTTCAGGTTCAGGACAATCTATGGTTAAATCGCGGAGCCGGCATTGCCGCCGGTCAGTCTGCGGGAAACGTATAGCACAAGAATGATCATGACGATTTGCAGCACGCCGTACGCGCAGGCGGTTCCGAATTCGAACGCATACATCCGCTGGAAAATCTCGACCGAGATCGGCGTCGTCTTGTTCGTGTACAGCAGGATCGAGGCGACGAACTCGCCGATGCCCTCCACCAAGGCCAGCAGCGTGCCCGCCAGGATGCCGCTCAGCGCCATCGGGAACACGACGCGGCGGAAGGTGTACCACCAGGATGCGCCCAGGTTACGCGCCGCTTCCTCCACCGAGCGGTCGGTCTGCATCAGTGTCGACGACGTCGAGCGGAAGATCAGTGGCAGATGCCGGACGAAATACGCGAGCGGCAAAATCCAGAACGTGCCGATCAGCACCTGCCCGAACGAGAATGCATTCGGCTCGCTGAACGCCGTGATCAGGTTCACGGCCACGACCGTTCCCGGCAGCGCCCAAGGCAGCATGATCAGGATATCGAGCAGCGTTTTGCCTTTGAAGCGCATGCGCACAATAGCGTAGGCGGCGGCGACACCGAACAGCAGGTTGCCGATCGTGGCAACGATGCTGATTTTGAAGCTGTTCGCGATCGGACGCCATGTTTTGCTGTCGGTGAACAAATCCTTGAAATGATCAAGCGTGTACGACGGCGGCAAAACCTGGGTCGTCCACTTCCCGTCTTCGGAAAACGCGAGCAGCACGATCACGAGGATCGGCAGCATGAGCACGAGCACCCCGAGAAAAGACAGCATCATCGAGACGTTGCGCCCGGCCCGGCTCTTCACCTCGGTCCGGTGCACGCTGACGCCCTTGCTCATGTTTTGGTAGTTCCTTGCGCCCTGATACCATCTCATCAGGATGAGGAACAGGATGGACACGATGGACAGCAGCGTCGACTGCGTCGCGGCCATGTCCAGGTCACCATTCGTGCGCGACAGGTAAATCTGCATCGTCATCGTCCGCTCGATCCCGAAAATCAATGGGGCCGTATAGGACGCCATCGAGATCATGAATACGAGCAGCGATGCCGCGACGATCGCGGGCGTCAGCATGGGCAGAATCACCCGCCGCCAAATGGTGAAGCGGTTTGCGCCAAGGTTCGCAGCAGCTTCCTCCAGCGAAGGGTCAAGCCCTTTGATCGCCGAAGACGCGGTCATATAGAAATAGGTGTACATCGTAAACGTATGGACGACGAGCACGCCCCAGATGCCTTTTAAGGTAAATGGCGGCTTTTCCAGATGGAGCAAATGCTGCAGACCGCGCGGGATGATCCCGCTCGATCCGTACAAAAATTCAAAGGACAGCACCCCGATCAGCGGCGGCAGCGCCATGGGTACGAGGACGAGCACCGACAGCAGCTTGCGGCCGGGGAAATCATACCTTTCGAGCAGGAACGCCATGCTGATGCCCACGATGCCGCAGGTGAGAACACTGAGCACCGAAATGTACACGCTCGTCCACAGCGCTTCGAGGTTCGCTGTATGGTCTAGGCTGAAGAAGCGGGAATAATTTTGGAGCGAAAAGCTCCCCTCCTGCTTGATGCTCTGCAGGAACGTCTGGAAAAATGGATATATGACATAGGCCAGCAGGATGAGAAACAGCGGCGCGATCAGCACGTAGACGAAATGCCGCGACGTCGTCAGCGCGCTCCAGCGGCTGTTCGGACGAAGTGTCGGCTGCCGCCGCGGTTGTGGTTGTGGTTGGTTCATCGCTTCGGCTCACCCCCTTATTCCAAAAAGTAAATGCTATTGGGAGCCACGGCTAACAGCATTTCCTCGCCCGGCTCCCTCATGCGCTGCCCCTGCCCGACGAACAAAGCTTTCACGGACAGCGGTCCGGCTTCCGCGATCACGTTCACGCTGACGCCGGTGAACTCCGACAGCCGCACCTTCACCGATAACGTATTGGCTTCACCTTGTTCAGGCAGGCCGGCCTCCCGGATGGCCTCCGGACGTACCGACAGCGTCACCTTCCGTCCCGCCGCCAGCTTGCATGCGGGCGAAGCGTTCGCGGCGAGGCCGGTCAGCAGCACATCCGGCGCGATCCGAATATCCGCCAGACCGCCTTCCACGCGTTCCACCGTGCCTTCCCACAGATTGGTTTCGCCGATGAACGAGGCGACAAAACGGTTGGCCGGGCGGTTGTATATTTCAAGCGGCGCGCCGATCTGCTGCACGACGCCGTCCTTCATGACCATGATCCGGTCGGACATCGACATCGCTTCCGATTGATCATGCGTTACGTAGATCGTCGTGATGCCGAGCTCCAGCTGCAGCCTTTTGATTTCCTGCCTCGTCTCGTCCCGCAGCTTTGCGTCGAGGTTGGACAGCGGCTCATCGAGCAGGAGAATATTCGGTTCGATCACCAAAGCGCGTGCGAGCGCGACCCGCTGCTGCTGGCCGCCCGACAGCTGGTCGATGCGGCGCTCGCCGTAGCCGTCCAGATGCACGAGCTTCTGGGCGCGCGTCACCTTCTCGCGTATCTCCGCCTTCCCCTGTTTACGGACTTGGAGACCGAAAGCAATATTCTCAAAGACGGTCATGTGTGGGAATAAGGCGTAGTTTTGAAAAACCATGCCCGTGTTGCGCTTGTTGGGCGGCATATTGGTCACATTCTGCTCCCCGAACAGGATGCGCCCGTCGCTGGGGTAGTAAAAGCCGGCAATCATGCGCAAAGTGGTCGTCTTGCCGCAGCCGCTCGGGCCCAGAAAGGTAAAAAACTCGCCTGGCTTGATATGTACGTCCACGTCCTCCACACCTTTGGCCCCGCCAAACGTTTTGCTGACGCGATCCAGCGTGACTCCAATCATATCGTTAGTCCTCCTTCAATTCGTTTCGCGTATCTTTGCAAGCCTGATCGGCCTTTCATATAACCCACTCACGCTTAACTGCCTGCCGGATATTCCATCAGACCCGGCGGGGAGCTCCCCCGCCGCTGCCTCTTGTATCGCCTAAAGCAAAGCACCCTATTCCGTTATTTTCCGCCCTTGCCCTTGATGTTCTCGTCCCAATGCTGCATCCATTCCTTCTCTTTGTCCGCCAGCACCGTCCAGTC encodes:
- a CDS encoding PIG-L family deacetylase, which encodes MAGTLALQAGPGKASADRGVVDLWKAIKPLTTVASAMNTGAHPDDEHSATLAYLSLGLGVDTYSVIANRGEGGQNEIGSELGNALGIIRTRELQEASKITNVTLANLSQKLNDPIFDFGFSKSPDETLAKWGEDVAYERLIRQIREKRPDVLIPAFLNEDSTHGHHRAVNVLTVRAFKDAGNPQVFPEQLKEGLQPWQPKKLYVPATDKAYDASLPVNAYNELYGASYAQLGEESRYMHKSQGMGRQVDEGQGTAYYKLEATADGSKASGKPETSLFGGIAFTFDDLAKEINAKGKDNKVAKQLNTLQKDANEVIAAYPAFDQVAREVHEMKADVQTAVELVKSSSLDASAKNDLLHRLDVKDRQLNKASQEATSVVVKVKPETGELVPGQTAKVTVTAFNGGDVNVGKVDLKLNVPEGWNAKAVGAATFAKLDKNETVKTEFEVTVPKQVEDFNPYALPLISADIRYEAFGAQATLHAVPDNAVAVLPPVALTLSPEATVLNTLKPEDAVSVKVTATNYAPGAETTKVSLKTPEGWTVEPAVQELKFAAKYETKTAEFTVKAPAGVKAGSYSLSAVSSIGTTDSSRTVQVIHYPHIGKTYYIKPANLAIQAFDLKVPQGLKVGYVSSGFDNIDQVLRQVGVNVTNLDAKTIQFGDLSQYDTIVLGIRAYAFRPELIPSNQRLLDFAKNGGNLVVQYHKPEDKWSPELAPYPIKIGEPLIQWRVTDENSKVTMLAPDHPIFNTPNKITAADWENWIQDRSAYNPSEWGKEYTELISNGDAGEKEFTGTFLSANYGKGTYTYSSLVWYREMPSLVPGSIRMFVNMISLKQGAASTGTAAPSDSK
- a CDS encoding iron ABC transporter permease encodes the protein MNQPQPQPRRQPTLRPNSRWSALTTSRHFVYVLIAPLFLILLAYVIYPFFQTFLQSIKQEGSFSLQNYSRFFSLDHTANLEALWTSVYISVLSVLTCGIVGISMAFLLERYDFPGRKLLSVLVLVPMALPPLIGVLSFEFLYGSSGIIPRGLQHLLHLEKPPFTLKGIWGVLVVHTFTMYTYFYMTASSAIKGLDPSLEEAAANLGANRFTIWRRVILPMLTPAIVAASLLVFMISMASYTAPLIFGIERTMTMQIYLSRTNGDLDMAATQSTLLSIVSILFLILMRWYQGARNYQNMSKGVSVHRTEVKSRAGRNVSMMLSFLGVLVLMLPILVIVLLAFSEDGKWTTQVLPPSYTLDHFKDLFTDSKTWRPIANSFKISIVATIGNLLFGVAAAYAIVRMRFKGKTLLDILIMLPWALPGTVVAVNLITAFSEPNAFSFGQVLIGTFWILPLAYFVRHLPLIFRSTSSTLMQTDRSVEEAARNLGASWWYTFRRVVFPMALSGILAGTLLALVEGIGEFVASILLYTNKTTPISVEIFQRMYAFEFGTACAYGVLQIVMIILVLYVSRRLTGGNAGSAI
- a CDS encoding ABC transporter ATP-binding protein; its protein translation is MIGVTLDRVSKTFGGAKGVEDVDVHIKPGEFFTFLGPSGCGKTTTLRMIAGFYYPSDGRILFGEQNVTNMPPNKRNTGMVFQNYALFPHMTVFENIAFGLQVRKQGKAEIREKVTRAQKLVHLDGYGERRIDQLSGGQQQRVALARALVIEPNILLLDEPLSNLDAKLRDETRQEIKRLQLELGITTIYVTHDQSEAMSMSDRIMVMKDGVVQQIGAPLEIYNRPANRFVASFIGETNLWEGTVERVEGGLADIRIAPDVLLTGLAANASPACKLAAGRKVTLSVRPEAIREAGLPEQGEANTLSVKVRLSEFTGVSVNVIAEAGPLSVKALFVGQGQRMREPGEEMLLAVAPNSIYFLE